The Armatimonadota bacterium genome includes a window with the following:
- the pilD gene encoding type 4 prepilin-like proteins leader peptide-processing enzyme: protein MPQELSAAIAFVYGAVVGSFLNVLIWRLPRDESIVRPPSHCPSCGYILKPWDNIPIITWLLYRGRCRKCSARISPRYLVVEAGTGLMWVALFYRFGWSLEFFQYALLVSSLIAVFAIDLEHYIIPDQLWIFGAAVGFIADIAGLVTGLREFPWRDLLWLPIPFTGGIELPLPHSLVGFFAYGALVLVVGLFGESLFKKEAMGGGDVKLTAAIGANIGAAYGIISFFLAAGIGALAGIVLMALGQKRRFDEIPFGPMLVTGAVVMIFFGPQIVDWWLGYAGLR from the coding sequence TTGCCCCAGGAGCTCTCCGCGGCGATAGCGTTCGTCTACGGAGCTGTTGTCGGTAGTTTTCTGAATGTGCTGATATGGCGGCTGCCGAGGGATGAGTCCATCGTGCGGCCGCCTTCGCACTGTCCGTCCTGCGGATATATCCTGAAGCCGTGGGACAACATTCCCATCATTACCTGGCTGCTGTACCGTGGCCGTTGCCGCAAGTGCTCTGCCCGCATCTCCCCCCGCTATCTGGTGGTGGAGGCCGGCACGGGCCTGATGTGGGTGGCGCTGTTCTACCGCTTCGGGTGGAGCCTGGAGTTTTTCCAGTATGCTCTGCTGGTGTCCTCCCTCATCGCTGTCTTCGCCATAGACTTGGAGCACTATATCATCCCGGACCAGCTGTGGATATTCGGGGCGGCTGTGGGGTTCATCGCCGACATTGCGGGGCTGGTGACGGGTCTGCGCGAGTTCCCGTGGCGGGATCTCCTCTGGTTGCCGATCCCGTTCACAGGAGGAATCGAGCTTCCGTTGCCCCACTCGCTGGTGGGGTTTTTCGCGTACGGGGCGCTGGTGCTGGTTGTGGGCCTCTTTGGAGAGTCGCTATTCAAGAAGGAGGCGATGGGAGGAGGAGACGTGAAGCTCACAGCCGCCATCGGCGCGAACATTGGAGCCGCATACGGCATCATCTCCTTCTTCCTGGCCGCCGGGATCGGAGCGCTTGCCGGCATCGTGCTGATGGCGCTGGGGCAGAAACGGCGGTTCGACGAGATCCCGTTCGGGCCGATGCTGGTCACGGGTGCTGTGGTGATGATCTTTTTTGGGCCGCAGATCGTGGATTGGTGGCTGGGATACGCCGGGCTGCGCTGA